One stretch of Euphorbia lathyris chromosome 7, ddEupLath1.1, whole genome shotgun sequence DNA includes these proteins:
- the LOC136200813 gene encoding uncharacterized protein isoform X2 — translation MPSEDAKSVKLKEAKPTEDDKSLSSIFQARKKNPTNAGTSVSKSRPADVKIKVKEDNDDDFDTPLKGKISSLSRPKAAKLKKEEDDDDFDVPLKGSKSSSVSRPKAAKVKKVEEDSDDEKPISRKNSNSASKTSASKADKELIEKKKKEEEKKKGSIVKQQNGKKREKKVYDLPGQKRDPPEERDPIRIFYETLHQQLPNSEMAQIWMMESGLLPKEVARKVHEKKQKKGPIVTTTVTTKKTHSVTVKKKTVSSPVSSIKRKTTESKVVTKQIKKRKAVSSESDEDDSDDDFIATKVNTTRQRAS, via the exons ATGCCATCGGAAGATGCAAAGTCCGTCAAGCTGAAAGAAGCAAAGCCAACTGAAGACGACAAGAGCTTGAGTTCCATTTTCCAAGCACGCAAGAAAAACCCCACAAATGCTGGCACTTCAGTATCTAAATCTCGACCTGCAGATGTTAAAATCAAAGTTAAAGAAGATAATGATGATGATTTTGACACTCCATTGAAGGGTAAGATCTCCTCGCTGTCTCGTCCTAAAGCTGCTAAACtcaagaaggaagaagatgatgatgattttGACGTTCCTTTGAAGGGTAGTAAGAGCTCTTCTGTCTCTCGTCCTAAGGCTGCTAAAGTCAAGAAGGTAGAGGAAGATAGTGATGATGAAAAACCTATCTCTAGGAAGAATTCGAACTCTGCCTCCAAGACCTCTGCCTCCAAGGCTGATAAG GAATTGattgagaagaagaaaaaagaggaagagaagaagaagggatcTATAGTGAAGCAGCAAAATGGAAAGAAGAGGGAGAAGAAGGTTTATGATTTGCCTGGCCAGAAGCGAGACCCCCCCGAGGAG AGAGATCCAATTAGGATTTTTTACGAAACACTTCACCAGCAACTTCCCAACAGTGAAATGGCACAAATCTG GATGATGGAATCTGGTTTGCTACCGAAAGAAGTGGCGAGAAAAGTACAcgagaagaaacagaaaaagggtCCCATTGTGACTACGACTGTGACGACAAAGAAGACTCACTCTGTAACTGTTAAGAAAAAGACAGTATCCTCCCCAGTTTCTTCAATTAAAAGGAAGACTACAGAGTCAAAGGTCGTAACAAAGCAGATTAAGAAGCGCAAGGCAGTTTCGAGTGAAAGTGATGAGGATGATTCTGATGACGACTTCATAGCAACGAAGGTGAACACAACGAGACAGAGAGCATCCTAA
- the LOC136200813 gene encoding uncharacterized protein isoform X1 has product MPSEDAKSVKLKEAKPTEDDKSLSSIFQARKKNPTNAGTSVSKSRPADVKIKVKEDNDDDFDTPLKGKISSLSRPKAAKLKKEEDDDDFDVPLKGSKSSSVSRPKAAKVKKVEEDSDDEKPISRKNSNSASKTSASKADKMKELIEKKKKEEEKKKGSIVKQQNGKKREKKVYDLPGQKRDPPEERDPIRIFYETLHQQLPNSEMAQIWMMESGLLPKEVARKVHEKKQKKGPIVTTTVTTKKTHSVTVKKKTVSSPVSSIKRKTTESKVVTKQIKKRKAVSSESDEDDSDDDFIATKVNTTRQRAS; this is encoded by the exons ATGCCATCGGAAGATGCAAAGTCCGTCAAGCTGAAAGAAGCAAAGCCAACTGAAGACGACAAGAGCTTGAGTTCCATTTTCCAAGCACGCAAGAAAAACCCCACAAATGCTGGCACTTCAGTATCTAAATCTCGACCTGCAGATGTTAAAATCAAAGTTAAAGAAGATAATGATGATGATTTTGACACTCCATTGAAGGGTAAGATCTCCTCGCTGTCTCGTCCTAAAGCTGCTAAACtcaagaaggaagaagatgatgatgattttGACGTTCCTTTGAAGGGTAGTAAGAGCTCTTCTGTCTCTCGTCCTAAGGCTGCTAAAGTCAAGAAGGTAGAGGAAGATAGTGATGATGAAAAACCTATCTCTAGGAAGAATTCGAACTCTGCCTCCAAGACCTCTGCCTCCAAGGCTGATAAG ATGAAGGAATTGattgagaagaagaaaaaagaggaagagaagaagaagggatcTATAGTGAAGCAGCAAAATGGAAAGAAGAGGGAGAAGAAGGTTTATGATTTGCCTGGCCAGAAGCGAGACCCCCCCGAGGAG AGAGATCCAATTAGGATTTTTTACGAAACACTTCACCAGCAACTTCCCAACAGTGAAATGGCACAAATCTG GATGATGGAATCTGGTTTGCTACCGAAAGAAGTGGCGAGAAAAGTACAcgagaagaaacagaaaaagggtCCCATTGTGACTACGACTGTGACGACAAAGAAGACTCACTCTGTAACTGTTAAGAAAAAGACAGTATCCTCCCCAGTTTCTTCAATTAAAAGGAAGACTACAGAGTCAAAGGTCGTAACAAAGCAGATTAAGAAGCGCAAGGCAGTTTCGAGTGAAAGTGATGAGGATGATTCTGATGACGACTTCATAGCAACGAAGGTGAACACAACGAGACAGAGAGCATCCTAA